From the genome of Nodosilinea sp. FACHB-141, one region includes:
- a CDS encoding phosphoketolase has translation MVVASPPQTKPLTDEELRKTHAYWRACNYLAVGMIYLRSNPLLKEPLKAEHVKHRLLGHWGASPALSFTYIHCNRLIKKYDLNMIFVAGPGHGAPGVLGPVYLEGTYSEIYPDKSMDEDGMRRFFKQFSFPGHIGSHVTPETPGSIHEGGELGYSLSHSFGAALDNPELIVACVVGDGEAETGALATSWHSNKFINPARDGAVLPILNLNGYKIANPSILSRVSHEELEALFVGYGYTPYFVEGSDPAEVHQQMAAVMEECILKIKDIQQNARVNGNQERPRWPMIVLRTPKGWTGPKEVDGHKVEGFWRAHQVPMGGMHSNPEHLRLLEEWMRSYDPEELFDENGSLIPELKDLSPVGHRRMGDNPNANGGMLRKALKMPDFREYAIDVPKPGSVEFENTKALGILMREIMRDNPNNFRLMGPDETASNRLNPVYEVSQKAWMADFLPEDLDGGELSQDGRVMEMLSEHTLQGWLEGYLLTGRHGMFHSYEAFAHVVSSMFNQHAKWLDICKNHVPWRRSVSSLNILLSSLVWRQDHNGFSHQDPGYVDLVTNKSPDVVRVYFPPDANCLLSVADHCFRSIDYINVIVSDKQSHLQYLNMEQAVTHCTKGLGIWDWASNDDCGTEPDNPDVVMACCGDIVTKESLAATAILREEFPHLKVRFVNVVDLFTLISSGEHPHGLSDRNFDSLFTPDKPIVFNFHGYPWLIHKLVYRRSNQDRIHVRGYKEQGNINTPLELAINNEIDRFNLVIDVIDRVPKLGSAAAHVKEKMKNKIIECLTYAHTEGKDQDEIVNWQWPY, from the coding sequence ATGGTAGTAGCCTCCCCGCCCCAAACCAAGCCCCTCACCGATGAGGAATTGCGCAAAACGCACGCCTATTGGCGAGCCTGCAACTACCTCGCCGTAGGCATGATCTACCTGCGCAGTAACCCTCTGCTAAAGGAACCCCTCAAGGCTGAGCACGTCAAGCACCGCCTGCTGGGCCACTGGGGAGCTTCGCCCGCCCTGAGCTTTACCTACATCCACTGCAACCGGCTGATCAAAAAGTACGACCTCAATATGATCTTTGTGGCTGGGCCAGGCCACGGTGCGCCAGGGGTACTGGGGCCGGTCTATTTAGAAGGCACCTACTCTGAGATCTATCCCGATAAGAGCATGGATGAAGACGGCATGCGCCGCTTCTTCAAACAGTTTTCGTTCCCTGGCCACATTGGCAGCCACGTTACCCCCGAAACCCCTGGCTCGATTCACGAGGGGGGCGAACTGGGCTATAGCCTCTCGCACTCCTTTGGGGCCGCCCTCGACAACCCCGAGCTAATCGTCGCCTGCGTTGTGGGAGACGGAGAGGCAGAAACGGGGGCTCTAGCCACCTCCTGGCACTCCAACAAATTTATCAACCCGGCCCGCGACGGTGCGGTGCTGCCCATTCTCAACCTGAACGGATACAAGATTGCCAATCCGTCTATCCTCTCGCGGGTTTCCCACGAAGAGCTGGAGGCGCTGTTTGTGGGCTATGGCTACACGCCCTATTTTGTCGAGGGCAGCGACCCGGCCGAGGTGCATCAGCAAATGGCTGCGGTCATGGAAGAGTGCATTCTCAAGATCAAAGACATTCAGCAAAACGCTCGCGTCAACGGCAACCAGGAGCGCCCTCGCTGGCCAATGATTGTGCTGCGCACCCCCAAAGGCTGGACGGGACCTAAAGAGGTGGATGGCCACAAAGTAGAGGGGTTTTGGCGGGCCCACCAAGTGCCGATGGGCGGCATGCACAGTAACCCCGAACACCTGCGCCTGCTCGAAGAGTGGATGCGCAGCTACGACCCTGAGGAACTGTTCGACGAAAACGGTAGCCTAATTCCTGAGCTGAAGGATTTGTCCCCGGTGGGCCACCGCCGCATGGGCGATAACCCAAACGCCAACGGCGGTATGCTGCGGAAGGCGCTGAAGATGCCTGACTTCCGCGAGTATGCGATCGACGTGCCCAAGCCCGGCAGCGTGGAGTTTGAGAATACCAAGGCCCTGGGCATTCTGATGCGCGAGATTATGCGCGACAACCCCAACAACTTCCGCTTGATGGGACCGGATGAAACGGCCTCTAACCGGCTGAACCCGGTATACGAGGTCTCCCAAAAGGCTTGGATGGCTGACTTTTTGCCCGAAGACCTCGATGGTGGCGAACTGTCGCAGGACGGCCGAGTGATGGAGATGCTTAGCGAGCACACCCTTCAGGGCTGGCTGGAGGGCTATTTGCTCACGGGTCGCCACGGCATGTTTCACAGCTATGAAGCCTTTGCCCATGTGGTCAGCTCGATGTTTAACCAGCATGCCAAGTGGCTGGATATCTGCAAAAACCACGTGCCCTGGCGGCGATCGGTGTCGTCACTGAATATTTTGCTGTCGTCGCTGGTGTGGCGACAAGACCACAACGGCTTTAGCCACCAAGACCCCGGCTATGTCGACTTGGTGACCAACAAAAGCCCTGACGTGGTGCGGGTTTACTTTCCGCCCGATGCCAATTGCCTGCTGTCGGTGGCCGACCACTGCTTCCGCAGCATCGACTACATCAACGTGATTGTCTCCGACAAGCAGAGCCACCTCCAGTACCTCAATATGGAGCAGGCGGTGACCCACTGTACTAAGGGATTGGGCATTTGGGACTGGGCCAGCAACGACGACTGCGGCACCGAGCCGGATAATCCTGACGTGGTGATGGCCTGCTGCGGCGACATCGTTACCAAAGAATCGCTGGCGGCGACCGCTATTCTGCGAGAAGAGTTTCCCCACTTGAAGGTGCGGTTTGTCAACGTGGTTGACCTATTTACCTTAATTTCGTCTGGGGAGCACCCCCACGGGCTCAGCGATCGCAACTTCGACTCACTATTTACTCCGGACAAGCCGATTGTCTTCAACTTCCACGGTTATCCCTGGCTGATTCACAAGCTGGTGTATCGCCGCTCAAACCAAGACCGCATCCACGTGCGGGGCTATAAAGAGCAGGGCAACATCAACACCCCGCTAGAGCTGGCGATTAACAACGAGATCGATCGCTTCAACTTGGTGATCGACGTGATCGACCGGGTGCCCAAGCTGGGTTCGGCGGCGGCCCACGTGAAGGAGAAGATGAAGAACAAGATCATTGAGTGCCTTACCTATGCCCACACCGAGGGCAAAGATCAGGATGAAATCGTCAACTGGCAGTGGCCCTATTAG
- a CDS encoding FAD-containing oxidoreductase, giving the protein MTQSFDALIIGAGQAGPPLAGRLTAAGMTVALIERHLFGGTCVNTGCTPTKTLVASAYAAHLAHRAADYGVVISGAIAVDMAQVKARVNAVVANSRSGQEAWLGSMERLTVFRGQARFESANTLRVGDELLTAPQIFINVGGRARVPKMPGIEKIDYLTNTSMLALDSLPRHLVIVGGSYIGLEFAQIYRRFGAAVTVVEKGPRLVSREDEDISTAIRDVLEAEGVQVRTGAECIAFAPHADGASVHLDCTDGEPEVIGSHVLLAVGRQPNTDDLGLDRAGIAIDEHGYITVDDQLRTSVPGIWALGDCNGRGAFTHTAYNDFEIVAANLLDGEARRVSDRIPAYALYTDPPLGRVGMTEAQARATGRPLLMGTRPMTRVGRAIEKGESQGLIKIVADAGTQRIFGAAILGVGGDEAIHGLIDIMTADQPYTTLQRAVPIHPTVSELLPTVVGEMQPLSPT; this is encoded by the coding sequence ATGACTCAATCCTTTGATGCGCTGATCATTGGGGCTGGTCAAGCGGGGCCACCGCTGGCTGGACGGCTGACTGCGGCGGGCATGACCGTAGCGCTGATTGAGCGACATCTGTTTGGCGGCACCTGCGTCAACACCGGCTGCACGCCGACCAAAACGCTGGTTGCCAGCGCCTACGCGGCGCACTTAGCCCACCGCGCCGCCGACTATGGCGTGGTGATCTCGGGCGCGATCGCGGTCGATATGGCCCAGGTCAAGGCGCGGGTTAACGCCGTGGTCGCCAACTCCCGCAGTGGGCAGGAAGCTTGGCTCGGCAGCATGGAGCGCTTGACCGTATTCCGTGGTCAGGCTCGCTTTGAAAGCGCAAACACCCTGCGGGTCGGCGACGAACTCCTGACCGCGCCGCAAATTTTCATCAATGTGGGCGGGCGGGCGCGGGTGCCCAAAATGCCCGGCATCGAGAAGATCGACTATCTGACCAATACCTCCATGCTGGCGCTCGACAGTCTGCCCCGTCATTTGGTGATAGTGGGCGGCAGCTACATCGGCCTAGAGTTTGCCCAGATTTACCGTCGCTTCGGAGCAGCGGTAACGGTGGTTGAAAAAGGCCCGCGCCTGGTTTCTCGGGAGGATGAAGACATATCCACCGCAATTCGAGACGTGCTCGAAGCCGAGGGTGTGCAGGTGCGCACGGGGGCCGAATGCATTGCCTTTGCCCCCCATGCTGACGGCGCGTCGGTACACCTTGACTGCACCGACGGTGAACCCGAGGTGATTGGCAGCCACGTCCTGCTGGCGGTAGGGCGCCAGCCCAACACCGACGATCTGGGCCTCGATCGCGCCGGTATCGCCATAGACGAGCACGGCTACATCACCGTCGATGACCAACTCCGCACCAGCGTGCCGGGCATTTGGGCCTTGGGCGACTGCAATGGCCGAGGTGCCTTCACCCATACCGCCTACAACGATTTTGAGATTGTCGCCGCCAATCTGCTCGATGGTGAGGCTAGGCGGGTGAGCGATCGCATTCCCGCCTACGCTCTCTACACCGACCCTCCCCTGGGGCGCGTCGGCATGACCGAGGCCCAGGCGCGAGCCACTGGCCGCCCCCTGCTGATGGGCACTAGACCGATGACAAGAGTGGGGCGCGCCATTGAGAAGGGCGAGAGCCAGGGCTTAATCAAAATTGTGGCCGATGCCGGGACCCAACGCATTTTCGGAGCGGCAATTTTGGGCGTTGGCGGCGATGAGGCCATTCACGGACTGATCGACATCATGACTGCCGACCAGCCCTACACCACCCTGCAAAGGGCAGTGCCCATTCACCCCACGGTGTCTGAGCTGCTCCCCACAGTGGTGGGCGAAATGCAGCCGCTTTCGCCCACCTGA
- a CDS encoding DUF4126 family protein has product MVYLLALLIGIIAGLRTMTAIAAVSWAAYLGYLNLDGSWLAFLGYRFTPWILSALALGEFVTDQLPFTPSRKVPVQFGARIVSGALSGAAIALPSGTWVGGLIAGIVGAVIGTLGGAAARSRLAKALGRDLPAALIEDAIAIVGAVLVVGLL; this is encoded by the coding sequence ATGGTTTACTTGCTGGCGCTGCTGATAGGCATCATTGCCGGTCTACGCACCATGACCGCGATCGCCGCTGTCAGCTGGGCCGCCTACCTGGGCTACCTTAACCTTGACGGCAGTTGGCTCGCTTTCCTGGGCTACCGTTTCACCCCCTGGATCTTATCGGCGCTGGCACTGGGCGAATTCGTCACCGATCAACTTCCCTTTACGCCTAGTCGCAAGGTTCCGGTCCAGTTTGGCGCTCGCATTGTCAGTGGAGCCCTCTCAGGGGCAGCGATCGCCCTACCCAGCGGCACGTGGGTAGGCGGACTAATTGCCGGTATTGTTGGTGCGGTAATTGGCACACTGGGCGGCGCGGCAGCCCGGTCTCGGCTCGCTAAAGCCCTAGGCCGCGACCTACCGGCGGCGCTGATCGAAGATGCGATCGCCATAGTTGGCGCAGTTTTAGTCGTGGGGTTGCTGTAA
- a CDS encoding transcriptional regulator encodes MPVKDYRTDLLVRLANPDYAALYLKTALDEALKDGNREAFVLALRNVVEARQITQESNTDGHSKPLQRVLAEGENPTLETFVAVLNAVGLTIDLKPA; translated from the coding sequence ATGCCAGTGAAAGATTATCGAACTGACTTGCTGGTGAGGTTAGCTAACCCAGACTATGCAGCTCTGTACCTAAAAACTGCTTTGGATGAGGCATTGAAGGATGGCAACAGGGAAGCTTTTGTGTTGGCCTTAAGAAATGTAGTTGAAGCTAGGCAGATCACGCAAGAGAGCAATACTGATGGCCATAGTAAGCCTCTACAAAGGGTCTTAGCAGAGGGAGAAAACCCAACTCTTGAAACCTTTGTGGCTGTGCTCAACGCTGTGGGTCTCACCATCGATTTGAAGCCCGCTTGA